One window of Dysidea avara chromosome 11, odDysAvar1.4, whole genome shotgun sequence genomic DNA carries:
- the LOC136238491 gene encoding uncharacterized protein, with protein MAESKEDGSPPPKDISFKDSIFCIDCHPSQELIAIGLITGPVQLCHYANKSHPSLKMKHHKQSCRVTKFSEDGTMLYTGSKDAQLCEVDVMSGNVVRKVNQSHKSSIYSMHVVNANIITTGDDNGVIKVWDTRSMNPVMESDAHTDFVSDMTDNGHKALIAVSGDGSLSVTDLRRHKQKGKSDTFESELLSVAIVKNGSKVICGDGDGTINIFNWDLWEDITDRFPIHPQSIDCIVKITEDVVCTACMDGMIRAVQILPNQTILEVGQHSDDLPVDHLCLTHDHEYLASSSQDCVKFWSVDEVVQARIKSDPLLSAIRSKPAGDSSDSEDEERRKRRKRKKKHLVTKRPKTSVDFFSDL; from the exons ATG GCAGAATCGAAAGAAGATGGCTCACCACCACCAAAAGACATCTCATTCAAAGACAGTATATTTTGTATTGACTGTCATCCATCTCAGGAGCTGATAGCAATAGGGTTGATCACTGGACCTGTCCAATT gtgTCATTATGCTAATAAGAGTCATCCTTCTCTGAAGATGAAACATCACAAGCAATCGTGTAGGGTGACTAAGTTTTCTGAAGATGGAACAA TGCTTTACACAGGATCAAAAGATGCACAGTTATGCGAAGTTGATGTTATGTCAGGAAATGTTGTCCGAAAAGTGAACCAATCACACAA GTCCTCAATATATTCTATGCATGTAGTGAACGCTAACATCATCACAACTGGAGATGATAATGGGGTGATtaag GTTTGGGATACAAGGAGCATGAATCCAGTGATGGAATCTGATGCCCACACTGACTTTGTTTCAGACATGACTGATAATGGGCATAAAGCCCTAATAGCAGTGAG TGGAGATGGATCTTTGTCTGTAACTGATCTCAGACGCCATAAACAGAAGGGAAAGTCTGACACTTTTGAGAGTGAATTACTATCAGTAGCAATTGTCAAG AATGGAAGCAAAGTGATCTGTGGTGATGGTGATGGCACTATTAATATTTTCAACTGGGACCTGTGGGAAGACATCACTGACCGATTCCCAATTCACCCACAATCAATAGATTGTATTGTAAAGATCACTGAAGATGTTGTTTGTACTGCTTGTATGGATGGCATGATCAG AGCTGTGCAGATATTGCCAAATCAGACAATCCTTGAAGTTGGTCAACATAGTGATGACCTCCCAGTAGATCATTTATGTCTAACACATGATCATGAGTACCTTGCCAGCTCCTCTCAAGATTGTGTGAAGTTCTGGTCTGTGGATGAAGTGGTACAAGCAAGAATCAAGTCGGATCCTTTGTTGTCAGCAATTAGAAGTAAACCAGCAGGAGATAGCAGTGACAGCGAAGATGAAGAGCGTAGGAAAAGAAGAAAGAGAAAAAAGAAACATCTCGTTACTAAAAGACCTAAAACATCTGTTGATTTCTTTTCTGATTTGTAA
- the LOC136238492 gene encoding transcription factor AP-4-like gives MEARGYILGVSPLRPVPYPIQTVSTPTLVYQARPPMPPSRNHSEVQSDGSEDDDMKDTAGSPSSSRSLEKKSGMSKRMRRVIANSNERKRMQNINAGFETLRYLMPHLQGEKLSKASVLQHAADYIFRLKQEQEKLLSQNASLRSLASKYERYGRKDVLTENNKVNKATSPIRMEEDVEFDDEKAAARELEGIYSAHEELDAIKKQLEKEKQYNRSLEDRNKHLEIQQSLQKESISKSNLDIIVRAIKQVEGDSCFSSRPGTPMERRTPVSFCSSSTTVYVQ, from the exons ATGGAAGCTAGAGGTTACATTCTAGGCGTTTCCCCGCTAAGACCAGTTCCCTACCCAATTCAGACTGTATCAACTCCGACGTTAGTTTATCAAGCTCGTCCGCCGATGCCACCGTCGAGAAATCATTCCGAGGTACAATCAGATGGATCGGAAGATGATGATATGAAAGACACAGCTGG GTCTCCTAGTTCTAGTAGAAGCTTGGAGAAAAAGTCTGGAATGAGCAAGAGAATGCGTAGAGTGATTGCCAATTCGAACGAGCGGAAGCGGATGCAAAACATCAACGCTGGATTTGAGACGCTCCGCTACCTTATGCCTCACTTACAGGGAGAAAAGCTTAGCAAG GCATCTGTGTTGCAACATGCAGCTGACTACATCTTCAGACTTAAACAAGAACAAGAGAAACTACTGAGTCAAAATGCATCACTTAGAAGTCTCGCTTCAAAATATGAGAGATACGGTCGAAAAGATGTTCTAACTGAGAACAATAAAGTTAACAAAGCTACCAGCCCTATAAGAATGGAGGAGGATGTCGAGTTTGATGATGAAAAGGCAGCAGCAAGGGAATTAGAAGGGATATATTCAGCACATGAGGAGCTTGATGCTATTAAGAAACAACTAGAAAAAGAAAAACAATATAACAGATCTCTTGAAGACAGAAACAAACACCTTGAGATACAACAAAGCCTACAAAAAGAGTCAATATCAAAAAGTAACTTGGACATTATTGTAAGAGCTATAAAACAAGTCGAGGGTGATTCATGTTTCAGCAGTCGTCCAGGAACACCCATGGAAAGAAGAACTCCAGTATCCTTCTGTTCATCAAGTACTACAGTTTATGTACAATAG